The sequence TCCTCGCCGGCCTAGAACCCGTCTTTTGGCTTTCCGGGACAACGGAACTGAGATTCCCGGTGGAACTTCACCGACCCTTAGCTGATTATTTCCAGCACTGTATCACTCGCCAGCCGTCCGACCTGCGGAGCCACGTCCGGCGAATCTTCCTCGCCTATGAATTCGAGTCCCGCGCCGATCTCTACGCCGCGCTGATCGATTTGTTTCTCGCTTTGGGGCGACACGGCCATCCCCTTCGTACCCGCTTACTGGAGTTGGCCAAGCCCCGGTTGGAAGAAGGTCAGTATGCCTTCCTCCGCCAATCGCTCGGCACCGGCTTATCCATAAGTCCGGCCTGCAATGTTACGGGTTCATTATTAAGCCAGGGCGTTGCTGGCCACACCAACCTGATCAAGCCAGCGCCGGAGGCCGCGCCAGAGGCGGTCCGGGACCCCCTGCTGGAAGCCCGCGAGTATCTCGAATACTGCCAATTGGATGAAGCCCGCGAGTTACTGGAACGGGCCGTGCTTGCACAACCAGAGCGGCGCGAACTCCATCAAGAACTGTTGGATATCTACCGCTTGACCAGGGACAAAACCAATTTTGCCAAAATGCACCACAAATTAGCCGGCATTGCCCACCCGATGCCCGACGCATGGCAGTTATTGGCAGAATCTTTCAGGGGCTCCGATGGCTAGTCTGCACGAGGATATTTTACGGGTCTGTGCGTTAGGCTTTGATACCCGTTCCTACACCGCTTTACAATTGTTTTTCCGAGTAAAATGCCATAACCGCGCGGTATTATCCGGAGATGACGAGGCCGACGTCAGCGTCATCGACTTGGATACTTTCAACGCCCACAAGATACTGGCCGAACAAACCCAAAATCATCCCACTCGACCGCTCATTCTGTTGTCCTTGGAAGAACGGGAGCTGCGGGTGGAAAATGCCGTTTATGTAAAAAAACCGGTCCAGATCAATGCCATGCTGGCAGCTCTGGATAGGGTTGCCGCGCTCGTAGCAGGCGCCTCCACTCGCCTAGCCAACCCCTCCGTCCCGACTCCCACACCCATACCCCAGGAAACCCCTAGCAATACCCCAGAACCTCTCCCGGACTCAGCCTCCGAACGGCGCGCCATGAAGATCTTCGTGGCGCCGGAAGAGCACAAGGCTGCTAATCACGCAGCGTTATTGCTCGACGGCTATGATTTCAAGGGCTACATCGGCTCGCTCAGGGATATCGACCCACGTAATCCAGAGGAAATCCGGGCGGCGCAATACAACCCCAAAAAATACCTTCAAGGATACCTTCAGAGCGCCTGTAAACTGGCCCTAACGAAAGGTTACGCGCTACGTTTGAATACCGGCTGGAAACCGATCATTATCTTTCCCAAGACCCGGGAAGTGTGGGTGGACGCCAACGATCATCAACTGCGATCATTTTGCCTAGTGCCCGTGCACTCGATTGGGGAGCTGGGCTTTGCCGATACCGAGGGTGGGATCATGACGGTCTCTCCGGCGAGTACCACAAAGCCAAAAGACGACCACTTCGATCCGGCTAAACTCCAGCGCATGGATGCCCTCTTGTGGAAAGTTGCACTCTGGACTTCCGCCGGACGAGTCCCCGAGGACATCGATTTGCATCAGCCGGTCTATTTACGTCATTGGCCCAACTTCACCCGCTTGCTGGTTTTCCCCAATGCCTTGCGCATTGCCGCCTTGCTGAGCCAACAACCCCGTTCGCTGCTGGATGTTGCAGAAACACTGAAGGTTCGCCAGCAGTACGTATTCGCATTTTTCAGCGCGGCCCGTGCCCTCGGTTTAGCGGACCAAACCTCTCGCCGGTCTGAAACCTTGATCGCACCAGCCGCGATGCAGCCAAAACAAAACGCAGGCTTGTTGAAAAAAATTCTGCAACGTCTGTTACGAAGATAAAGGGTGAAGGGTTTTAATGGCAAACTATAAGATTATTTTCACAGGCCCGGTCGGTGCAGGTAAAACCACCGCCATAGCCTCCTTGAGTGATGAGCCACCAGTGAGGACCGACGAATCCGCATCCGATATGACCAAGGATCGCAAACCCTCCACCACCGTGGCCCTGGACTATGGGGTTTTGCGATTGTCTGGCGGGGAGAAAATACACCTGTATGGGACGCCCGGACAAGAGCGGTTCGATTTCATGTGGGATATACTCAGCAACGGTGGAATTGGCCTAGTTTTGCTGCTGGACAACACGCGCGCCGACCCGTTTCAAGACATGCGCTTCTTTCTGGAGGCTTTCAAAGACTTTATAGAACAGACGCAAGTGGTTATCGGGGTGACGCAAATGGACCTGAGCGACCGACCGACGATCGAGGACTACCACCAACAGTTGCACGGCATGGGTAAAAATATTCCCATATTCGAAGTGGATGCCCGAGAAAAGAAGGACATGACCTTATTGCTGCAGGCGCTGCTTTTCTCCCTCGATCCGGGGCTACAGGAGACGCGGGATGAGTAGCTTTGTGTTGGCCGAGGATGTATATGTACACCCCACGCCGGCGGGGGCCTATTACGCGGTATCGGCCACCGAACCCAACCCCAGTCGCCGGCTGCTTCGCGCCTTATTACAGCAGCCGGCGTCACCCCGCTTGACGGTCAAAGGTTTGTTATCATGGGCGGACCTGGCCGATACCGAACAGGGGATGAAATTGCTCTACCA is a genomic window of Candidatus Methylocalor cossyra containing:
- a CDS encoding type IV pilus assembly protein FimV → MTAAQNKYWASLANEVMPIPKQFLAGLEPVFWLSGTTELRFPVELHRPLADYFQHCITRQPSDLRSHVRRIFLAYEFESRADLYAALIDLFLALGRHGHPLRTRLLELAKPRLEEGQYAFLRQSLGTGLSISPACNVTGSLLSQGVAGHTNLIKPAPEAAPEAVRDPLLEAREYLEYCQLDEARELLERAVLAQPERRELHQELLDIYRLTRDKTNFAKMHHKLAGIAHPMPDAWQLLAESFRGSDG
- a CDS encoding GTP-binding protein yields the protein MANYKIIFTGPVGAGKTTAIASLSDEPPVRTDESASDMTKDRKPSTTVALDYGVLRLSGGEKIHLYGTPGQERFDFMWDILSNGGIGLVLLLDNTRADPFQDMRFFLEAFKDFIEQTQVVIGVTQMDLSDRPTIEDYHQQLHGMGKNIPIFEVDAREKKDMTLLLQALLFSLDPGLQETRDE